One Trichormus variabilis 0441 genomic window, AGAAATAGTAAAAAAAGAAATTAGAACTAAGAAACTATCAAATAATCAAATCATTTAACCCAATCCCATACCGTCGGTTTCAGATATTAATAACTTACCTTGACCTTCATATATCCAAACAAAACCTTCTCCGCCACCTTTACCAAAGTGTCCTAATTTCCGGTAATCTTCTTGAATTCCATTGGTAAATCCTTTCACTAAGTCATAGTCAGCAATGACGGTTTCACCTCTGTGAATTTCAATAATCCTCGCAGGGGTATTTGTACCTGTGACAACTTTAGCTGTTTGTCCTGCTAAGGCTTTAATGGCAATTCTCCATCTACCATCAGCCGAACCAGACATCTGGCGAAATTTCAGTTTTTTGGTTCCTAAAATCACATTGTCAGAACAAAATTGGAATATACCATCATCAAATTCCCATTGTTCTTGGTCTGATATTTCAATATCTGTGTAATGTAAAAATTGACCTTTGGCTCTAGGTTCGAGATAGACATTCCCACTACCTTTATAAACAGGAGCGTTATAATCTATCTCCGTCATTAAAGCTACCCAGACATCTTTTAATCGATTATCAGTTTTGTAAACACCATGAGTTAATTTACCTAAACATCTATGCAAAGCACCTTTTTGAATGACAACCCCAGAGTTTTCGATTTTTATTTCAACTTGCTGAACAAAAGGGATATTTTTAGTAGGGTGATAATATTTGTTGGTGTCTTTATTAATGTTATTTTGTAGATACCACAAATCTGTCGGTTCTATAATTTTGACTTCGTATTGCATAAATTTATTCTTATAGAGTGGGATATTTAACTATACTTTATAAAGTATAAAATAAGACTATTCAGGAGTCATTGACTTCAATAATAAATATTTATTGCGTTTATATTTGCTTTGTGTCAATGTGTGAATTTTTTAAACGCAGAGGAAGGCTAAGTAAACGCGGAGGAACGCGGAGTGTTAGTCTAGTTAACTCGCTATGAATTAATGAGATATTGTATTTGATG contains:
- a CDS encoding AIM24 family protein, encoding MQYEVKIIEPTDLWYLQNNINKDTNKYYHPTKNIPFVQQVEIKIENSGVVIQKGALHRCLGKLTHGVYKTDNRLKDVWVALMTEIDYNAPVYKGSGNVYLEPRAKGQFLHYTDIEISDQEQWEFDDGIFQFCSDNVILGTKKLKFRQMSGSADGRWRIAIKALAGQTAKVVTGTNTPARIIEIHRGETVIADYDLVKGFTNGIQEDYRKLGHFGKGGGEGFVWIYEGQGKLLISETDGMGLG